In Myxococcus fulvus, the following proteins share a genomic window:
- a CDS encoding mechanosensitive ion channel family protein: MDAVIEQLKTLALAEAFPFLLKAMGALVLWFVGRAIISTFRRVLNLTLQKRQFDATLIRYIESLFAGSLTILLLLGILGMMGFETTSFAALLAAAGIAIGTAWSGLLSNFAAGIFLLVLRPFRVGDEISAAGVTGLVQEIGLFATTIDTGDNLRISVGNNRLFSDNIVNYSHHPHRRVVVKVPLTHGGDIHGLMKAFRERVVVVPGVQAAPVPSVDVAEFTAQGPVIAIGVHCKPTQAGAVQGAVSLAVEETLIASGYVVLAPAALPLPLLSRAG, from the coding sequence ATGGACGCGGTCATCGAACAGTTGAAGACGTTGGCTCTCGCGGAGGCCTTCCCGTTCCTGCTCAAGGCAATGGGCGCCCTCGTGTTGTGGTTCGTGGGACGTGCCATCATCAGCACCTTCCGGCGCGTGTTGAACCTGACGCTGCAGAAGCGGCAGTTCGACGCCACGCTCATCCGGTACATCGAGTCGCTCTTCGCGGGCTCCCTCACCATCCTGCTGCTGCTGGGCATCCTGGGGATGATGGGGTTCGAGACCACCTCGTTCGCCGCGCTGCTGGCCGCCGCGGGCATCGCCATCGGCACGGCGTGGTCCGGGCTGCTGTCCAACTTCGCCGCGGGCATCTTCCTGCTGGTGCTGCGGCCCTTCCGCGTGGGCGATGAAATCTCCGCCGCCGGCGTCACGGGCCTGGTGCAGGAGATCGGCCTGTTCGCCACCACCATCGACACGGGCGACAACCTGCGCATCTCCGTCGGCAACAACCGCCTCTTCAGCGACAACATCGTCAACTACAGCCACCACCCCCACCGCCGCGTCGTGGTGAAGGTACCGCTGACGCACGGCGGGGACATCCATGGGCTGATGAAGGCCTTCCGCGAGCGCGTCGTGGTGGTGCCCGGCGTCCAGGCCGCGCCCGTGCCCAGTGTCGACGTGGCGGAGTTCACCGCGCAGGGGCCCGTCATCGCCATCGGCGTGCACTGCAAGCCCACCCAGGCGGGGGCCGTCCAGGGCGCCGTGTCGCTCGCCGTGGAGGAGACGCTCATCGCCTCCGGCTACGTCGTCCTCGCGCCGGCGGCCCTGCCCCTGCCCCTGCTCTCCAGGGCGGGCTGA
- a CDS encoding leucine-rich repeat domain-containing protein: MGLLMGCATTPPVVAPPAPRVEPPPAVLTAYRVLPEGGLERWRTLTADAAGVQPPAEVAWCAEPLGALVTEEDARQRAAALKAHRAPELCFDSAALPAPALLAGLLRDSGVVGLRASGTPLGDAHLEALREFSALEALYLDGTRVTDAGLAHVTGMRGLTVVRLDETAISEVGLGFLSGLTTLRRLTLAGTAISPRALSSLAAQSELEWLDLSDTAVDDTVLAWVPGARLHTLVLSGTHVTDVGLARLRELPGLTWLGLARTGLTDAGMEHVGTLRNLEALHLGHTRLTDTGLVYLSGLKALRALVLTRTHLRGPGLRHLAPLGALELLHLDDTRVDDAALRDVRGLVALRELDLSRTAVTAGGLDVLADFVALERLGLSGLAVTDDSLTALRGLARLIRLDLSATPLGPQALGHLATGLRELDVSRTAFNDEWLPALRALPHLQSLRAERTLLTDLGLGQLAELAGLESIHVAGTPISGSGLVALQRLPRLTRLDLGATWINDESLQALRRFPQLTWLSLARARIGDAALEHLPGTLHTLHLPRTGVTDAGLASLRALPRLRVLDVRGTSVSDTASGALVREHGLRLVTAP, from the coding sequence GTGGGACTCCTGATGGGCTGCGCCACCACGCCGCCTGTCGTCGCGCCTCCTGCGCCGCGCGTCGAGCCACCTCCCGCGGTGCTCACCGCCTACCGCGTGCTGCCGGAAGGAGGGCTCGAGCGCTGGCGCACCCTGACGGCGGACGCCGCCGGCGTCCAGCCCCCCGCCGAGGTCGCATGGTGCGCGGAGCCGCTCGGCGCGCTCGTGACGGAGGAGGACGCACGTCAGCGGGCCGCCGCGTTGAAGGCACATCGAGCACCCGAGCTCTGCTTCGACTCGGCGGCGCTCCCCGCGCCGGCGCTCCTCGCGGGGCTGCTGCGCGACTCGGGCGTGGTGGGACTGCGCGCCTCGGGCACTCCGCTGGGCGATGCGCACCTGGAGGCCCTGCGGGAATTCAGCGCCCTGGAGGCCCTGTACCTGGACGGCACACGGGTGACAGACGCGGGGCTCGCACACGTGACGGGGATGCGGGGGCTGACCGTCGTGCGTCTGGATGAGACGGCCATCTCCGAAGTGGGCCTCGGCTTCCTCTCCGGGCTGACGACGCTGCGACGCCTCACCCTCGCGGGCACGGCCATCAGCCCGCGCGCATTGTCCTCCCTCGCGGCCCAGTCGGAGCTCGAGTGGCTGGACCTCTCCGACACCGCGGTGGACGACACCGTCCTCGCCTGGGTTCCCGGAGCGCGCCTGCACACGCTGGTGCTGAGCGGAACGCACGTGACGGACGTGGGCCTCGCGCGGCTGCGGGAGCTGCCCGGCCTCACGTGGCTGGGACTCGCGCGCACCGGGCTCACCGACGCGGGCATGGAGCACGTCGGCACGCTGCGGAACCTGGAGGCGTTGCACCTGGGCCACACCCGCCTCACCGACACGGGCCTCGTCTACCTCTCCGGATTGAAGGCGCTGCGCGCCCTGGTCCTCACCAGGACTCATCTGCGGGGCCCGGGGCTCCGGCACCTCGCGCCCCTGGGCGCGCTGGAGCTGCTCCACCTCGACGACACCCGCGTGGACGATGCGGCCCTGCGCGACGTGCGCGGACTCGTGGCCCTGCGGGAGCTGGACCTGTCGAGGACCGCCGTCACGGCTGGGGGACTCGACGTGCTCGCGGACTTCGTCGCGCTGGAGCGGCTGGGACTGTCCGGACTGGCCGTGACGGATGACTCGCTCACCGCGCTCCGAGGGCTTGCGCGATTGATTCGGCTGGACCTGAGCGCCACGCCGCTGGGGCCCCAGGCCCTGGGCCACCTGGCCACGGGCCTGCGAGAGCTGGACGTGAGCCGGACCGCCTTCAACGACGAGTGGTTGCCCGCGCTGCGCGCCCTGCCCCACCTCCAGTCCCTGCGCGCCGAGCGCACCCTGCTCACCGACCTGGGGCTGGGACAGCTGGCCGAGCTGGCCGGATTGGAGTCGATTCACGTCGCGGGCACCCCCATCAGCGGCTCCGGACTGGTGGCCCTCCAGCGCCTGCCGCGCCTGACGCGACTGGACCTGGGCGCCACGTGGATCAACGACGAGAGCCTCCAGGCCCTGAGGCGCTTCCCCCAGCTCACCTGGCTCAGCCTCGCCCGGGCGCGCATCGGGGATGCGGCCCTGGAGCATCTGCCCGGGACGCTGCACACGCTCCACCTGCCCCGCACCGGTGTCACCGACGCGGGCCTGGCCTCGCTGCGCGCCCTGCCCCGGCTGCGCGTGCTGGATGTACGAGGAACCTCGGTGTCGGACACGGCCAGCGGGGCGCTGGTCCGGGAGCACGGGCTGCGGCTCGTCACCGCGCCCTGA